From the Calditrichota bacterium genome, the window ATTAAAATTCAAGCGACAAACCAAGCTGAATCTCTCGCGGCGCAGAATAAAAATCCGGTCGTACAAAATAGTCTTGCAAGTCGTTGATCCCGCGCGGATGCAAATAGCTCTGATGGAACGGAGTTAACGAATAACCGGCGCGTCCGGTGTCCGGGAAAACCTCATTTTCATTGAGCCGGTCGAATAGATTGAAAATTCGCACAAATGCCGTGTATTTCAAACTGCCAAGCCGGAAATTTTTGTAATAGTACAAATCAAAGCGATACATAAATGGTTTTCGTGAATTGTTTTCGATGTAGGCGCCTGATCCGTAAACTGAAGTGTAGGGAAATCCGGTGGCAAAACGACCAATGATGCTGATATTGTAGCTTTCCGTTTTTCCAAACGATAAAGTTGCATTAATCTGATGCCTTCTGTCCCAGTCCAACGGGCGCATCTGCTTCAGCGTTTCCTTCCCGGCTTGCGTATTCAGGAAAGCGTCGTTGGGATCGCTGGCATTGCCCTTTGCGATTTGAAACGTGTAATCAATTGTGCCGCCGACGCCCAAAATTCCTTGAGTTTGTCGTTTTTCCAGAGAAATGGTAACGCCTTTGATGTTCGCGTAATCACGGTTGATGTATCGGGAATAATATCCCCCGGTGTACAATTGCAGCACTTGGGTACTGAGCAAATTTCTGATGTCTTTTCTGTAAATTGTGAGGTCCAGGGCGAAATCATCTGATAGTTGTTGCTGTAAACCGATTTCGTAAATGACTGTTTTTTGTGGTTTCAGAGAAGCATTTCCCAAAACGTTTAAAGCGCTGTTTGGCGGCGGAGAGACGGTGCTTTGCAAATAATAGAGCTCAAATTCCGGATTAACGTAAAGATAGTCTAAATTCGGCGTTTGAAAAAAGTGGCCATAAGAAACATGAATCACGCCGTTGCTCGTAATCGGATAAGCCAACCCCAGCCGCGGGCTGAGCTGATAAGTTGCTTTGGCTTTTTTTCGCGGAGAAGTCGTCGGATTAACGTAATCAATGGGAACTTCGCCGTCCGGATCGAAATAATCGAAACGGATTCCTGCGTTAACAATCATGTAATTGAATTCCATTTTATCCTGCAAATAGGAAGAAAATTCAACCGGATAATGCGTATATTGGTTGTTGTTAAATGAACTTTCCGGAGGAATTCTGTTGGTGCTGTTGGGCACAACCTCAAATTCATGCAGCCACAACTTGTGTCTTTTTGCCTCGAGTCCGAATTTAATTTGATGGGTGTTAGTGGCTTGGCTGGTCAAATCAAGTTTTGCCAGCGAAGTCGTTGTGCTGCGCTGGAAATTCCACATTTCCATGCCGCCGCTGATAAAAGCATTGGCGCCTGAATCCTGCAAGCGCCGCTCCGGCACGTAACGCGGGTCGTTGGGATCTTCGTAAACGTATTGTTTATATTTTGTGGTGAAATTATTTAATTTCAAAGAGAAAAAAGTCCTGCCGTTGAAAACGTGCGTCCAGATTAAACTATTATTGAAACCACGAGTGTAGCGTTTGTAGGTGCCGTCCGGATTGAGTCGAAATTGGTGAACATAGTTGCGATTGAATAAATCTTGAAACAGAATTTCGTAATTTAGTTTGTCCATATCTGATAATTTGTAAGTCAATTTAAACAAGGAGGTGATGCGCTTTGTCGGCGCCATGGGAACAGCGTCGGCTTTGTCAATCAGTTCGGTTGCGGTTTCTTTGGAAAAAGGATAAGTTTTGCCGTGAGACATGATTGTCCATTTGTTCATGTCAGAGGCGGAAAAGTCGGAATGATCATTGGGCTTAAAAACATCTTTTCCGTAGAGATAGCCCGCTTTGTCGAAATAACGACCGTTAGCATAAAAGCTAAACTTTTTGCCTAACAAAGGCAGAGGCCCGCTCAAGCTCGCTTCCAGATTGTAAGTGGGATTAATGCTCTCGATATTCCAGAAAATATCTTTGTGCGTACTTACATAATCGCCGAAATAGGTGGAAAGCGAGCCGCTGAAATTCTCGCCCCCCTCTTTGGTGACAATATTTACCACACCGGACATAGCCTGTCCGTATTCGGCATTGAAAGTTCCGCTGATGACTTCCAGTTCGGCGATGGCGTTATTTTCTACCTGAAAAGCGTAGGTTCCGGAATAGACGTCATTAACCGGAATGCCGTTGATCATGTACATTACTTCGCCGCGGCGGCCGCCGCGAAAATGGCCGTCAACTACGCCGGCTTGCAAATTAACTATGTCTTCGAAATGATCGACAGGCAGATTGGCGATCGTTTTTGATCCCACAACAGATTCCGATGAAGTCAGGTCCATCTGCACTAAAGGTCTCTTGGCGACAATGGTGACTTCTTCGCCCATTTCCAGCACGGTTGTTTCTAACTGAAAATCAATGCGTGTGGTTTTGTCGATGGAAATTTGTACATTTTCATAGCGTACGCTTTTGTAGCCAATCATATCGGCTTTGACCGTGTAAATTCCGGGCGGAATGCGCAGAATGATGTAGTCCCCTTGTAAGTCGGTGGCAGCGCCCAAAGACGTTCCTTCAACAATGACATTGACGCCGGGCAAACCTTCGCCGGTCTCTTTGTCCACGACTCTTCCCGCCAATTTTCCTGTGGTGCCGGAAAAAACCGGCGAGCCCAGTGCGGTAAAGAGCGCGATCAATGCTAACCATTTGAACCAATTCGTTCCCATTCTTTTTTCCTTTCCCTAAATTTCATGAATGAGAAGGGAATTAAAATCAGGGCGCTGGATCTCTGTTGTCCAACGCCCTGAAAATTTGCCAATTATTTAAGCAAAGTCATCCGTTTAGCCGTCACAAAATTACCGCTGCGCAGAGTCAACAGATACACGCCGCTGGTCAGCGGTTTGCCGACGTCGTTTGTGCCGTCCCATTCAATTTTGTGAGAACCCGCCGCATTAAATCCGCTGAACAAGGTCTTTACCTTTTGTCCCATCAGATTGTAAATCTCGATTTGAATCTTGCTGTCTTTGGGAACATTGTAGGCAATAGTTGTCGTTGGATTAAATGGGTTGGGGTAATTTTGCTGGAGGACGAATTCTTTCGGTAACTCGAAACGGGCGTAATTGTTGGGATCGTTCACGCCTGTCGGAACTTCGACCATGGTCACTTTTTTAACCGAGAAGTCGTCATACCAGACTTTTCCCACAGGATAAGAGGTGAAACGCGCGCGGACAGAAACGCCGGCCGCATCTTCCGGTGATTTGGAAATCACGCTGTATTCCACCCAGCCATCGGATTTTTCGGTGCGTTGATCAAAATAGTAGAACTGATCGCCGCCGGTCAAATCCCATTTTTCGCTGAT encodes:
- a CDS encoding TonB-dependent receptor, whose protein sequence is MGTNWFKWLALIALFTALGSPVFSGTTGKLAGRVVDKETGEGLPGVNVIVEGTSLGAATDLQGDYIILRIPPGIYTVKADMIGYKSVRYENVQISIDKTTRIDFQLETTVLEMGEEVTIVAKRPLVQMDLTSSESVVGSKTIANLPVDHFEDIVNLQAGVVDGHFRGGRRGEVMYMINGIPVNDVYSGTYAFQVENNAIAELEVISGTFNAEYGQAMSGVVNIVTKEGGENFSGSLSTYFGDYVSTHKDIFWNIESINPTYNLEASLSGPLPLLGKKFSFYANGRYFDKAGYLYGKDVFKPNDHSDFSASDMNKWTIMSHGKTYPFSKETATELIDKADAVPMAPTKRITSLFKLTYKLSDMDKLNYEILFQDLFNRNYVHQFRLNPDGTYKRYTRGFNNSLIWTHVFNGRTFFSLKLNNFTTKYKQYVYEDPNDPRYVPERRLQDSGANAFISGGMEMWNFQRSTTTSLAKLDLTSQATNTHQIKFGLEAKRHKLWLHEFEVVPNSTNRIPPESSFNNNQYTHYPVEFSSYLQDKMEFNYMIVNAGIRFDYFDPDGEVPIDYVNPTTSPRKKAKATYQLSPRLGLAYPITSNGVIHVSYGHFFQTPNLDYLYVNPEFELYYLQSTVSPPPNSALNVLGNASLKPQKTVIYEIGLQQQLSDDFALDLTIYRKDIRNLLSTQVLQLYTGGYYSRYINRDYANIKGVTISLEKRQTQGILGVGGTIDYTFQIAKGNASDPNDAFLNTQAGKETLKQMRPLDWDRRHQINATLSFGKTESYNISIIGRFATGFPYTSVYGSGAYIENNSRKPFMYRFDLYYYKNFRLGSLKYTAFVRIFNLFDRLNENEVFPDTGRAGYSLTPFHQSYLHPRGINDLQDYFVRPDFYSAPREIQLGLSLEF
- a CDS encoding T9SS type A sorting domain-containing protein, encoding VYSGQWSALLHEWDDNDDEMVFYSEPVAAEANTWYKISVMAKSDSINTGESYLPSNVVPDRDNNRLGMCFFYHKAPISEKWDLTGGDQFYYFDQRTEKSDGWVEYSVISKSPEDAAGVSVRARFTSYPVGKVWYDDFSVKKVTMVEVPTGVNDPNNYARFELPKEFVLQQNYPNPFNPTTTIAYNVPKDSKIQIEIYNLMGQKVKTLFSGFNAAGSHKIEWDGTNDVGKPLTSGVYLLTLRSGNFVTAKRMTLLK